GACGTCGTGCCTGGAACGGATCTCCTGGGCCACGTTCGCGAGACGCTGCCCGCGCCGGCCGGTGATCGCCACGGAAGCGCCCGAGCGCGCCAGCGCGTGCGCGATCGCTTCGCCGAAGCCGCTCGTGGCTCCGGTCACCAGGGCCCACCGTCCTCGAAGGGTGTTCATGCGATGACGCAGGATATCACCGAACGCGGTGGCGGCGCGGGGATTCGTGGCCTAGACTGCGCCGACCGAAGCGCGCGAGGTCCACGGAGGGGGCCGAGATCTACGACGTCCTGGTCGTGGGAGGGGGGATTCACGGTGTGGCGGTGGCGCGCGACGCGGCGCTGCGCGGCCTCTACGTGCTCCTCGCCGAGGCGGGGGACCTGGCCTCGGGTACGAGCAGCCGCACGTCGAAGCTCGTGCACGGGGGGATTCGCTATCTCGAGAACGGGCAGTTCTCGCTCGTGCGCGAATCGCTTCGCGAGCGCGCCATCCTTCTCGAGACCGCGCCAAGGTTCGTCCGGCCGATCCCGTTTCTGATCCCCCACTATCGCGGCTCGGGCCGCTCGCCCTTCATCGTCGAGGTCGGAATCCGCCTGTACGCCACCCTCGCACGGGGCGGAAGCGCCGCCGCGCGGCCGCTGCGGGAGCACCATCACCTCACGCCGGACGAGGCCATCGCGCGGGAGCCGGGCCTCGATCCCAAGGACCTGCTGGGCGCGTCGACGTACTGGGATGCGCAGATGGAGGACGCGCGGCTCTGCGTGGCGATCGCGACCGACGCGGCTCGCGCGGGAGCCGACATCCGGACGTACACGCGCGTGACGAAGCTCTCGAACGTGGACGGAACGTGGCGGGCGAGGCTTCGTGACCAGATCGAGGAGTCCGTCTCCGAAGCGACGGCGCGCGTGGTGGTCAACGCCGCGGGTCCCTGGGCGGACGAGGTGCGGGGGATGGCCGCGGAACCCGGACCGCTCCCGCCTGCCGTCCGGACGACGCGAGGCACGCACGTCGTCGTTCCCGCGCGCGGCCTCCGCCAGGCGCACCTCCTCAGCGCGCGCCGCGACGGCCGCGTCTTCTTCGCGGTCCCCTGGGGCGAGCACGCGCTTCTCGGGACGACCGACGTGGACGACGCCACGGCCCCGGAGCGGATCGCGCCTCCGGCGGAGGACATTCGCTATCTTCTCGAGGAGACCCGGCACGCGTTGCCGGAGCTCGTGGAAGGCGTTCGCCCGGTTCGGGCGTTCGCGGGGCTGCGATCGCTCCTTCGCGGGAAGGGTGTCGTCCCGTGGGCCAATCCGAGGGAGCACCGCATCCTCGCCGACGGCACGCTGATCACCCTGGTCGGGGGCAAGTACACGACGCATCGGAGCCTCGCGGAGCGCGTGACCGATCTCGTGGCGGAGCGCCTCGAGAAGCGAGCGGGTCCGTGCCGCACCGCAACCACTCCGGTCGCCCCGGACCGGGAACGGAGCGTCGAGGAGCTCCGATCGACGCGGCGCGAACGGTTCACGGCGCAGCCTGGCCTCAGTGTCGGAGAAGCGGACGTGGCGTTCGCCGTCCGCGAGGAGAAGGCCCGCCGGCTCGAGGACGTGCTCCTCCGCCGCACGCGCCTCTGGCTGGACGCGCGCGCGATCCGCGCCGCCGCCGAGCCCGTTGCCCGATGGATGACGGCGGAGCTGGAGTGGAGCGAATCGCGCCGGCAGGAGGAGATCCGCCGGGTGGTGGAGCCGCTCGAGGACGAGGAGCGGAGGATCGAGGAGGCGATGCGGTGAGCCGAACGAAGCTTCGGGTGCTCGCGATCGATCAGGGAACGACCGGAACGACCGCGCTCCTCATCGACGAGGAGGGAGCCGTCACGGGGCGCGGCTACGCCGAGCTGCCGCAGCACTTCCCGCAGCCCGGCTGGGTGGAGCACGACGGAGAGGAGATCTGGGACTCGGTGGTCCAGGCCGTGAAGGCGGCCATCGGGAGCGATCCTTCCGGCGGCGTGGGGATCGCCGGCATCGGCATCACGAACCAGCGCGAGACGACGCTCGTGTGGGACCGGTTCACGTCGCGCCCGATCGCGCCCGCGATCGTGTGGCAGGACCGGCGCACCGCGCCGCGATGCGAGGCGCTCCGGCGCGCGAACCGCCGGCGCGAGATCCGGCGCCTCACCGGCCTCGAGATCGATCCCTACTTCTCCGCGACCAAGCTCGAATGGATGCTCGACAAGACGCCCGGCGCGAAGGAGCGCGCGCGCCGGGGCGATCTCGTGTTCGGCAACGTCGACACCTGGCTCCTCTGGAAGCTCACCGCGGGAGCCGTCCACGCGACCGACTTCACGAACGCGAGCCGAACGATGCTCTTCGACATCGGCAAGCGGTCGTGGAGCGACGCGCTCCTTTCGCTCTTCCACGTTCCGCCGGCGATGCTCCCCAGGGCGCTCCCTTCCGTCTCCGAGTTCGGAGAGACGCGCGACGTTCCGGGGCTCGAGGACGGGATCCCGATTCGCGGGATCGCGGGCGATCAGCAAGCCGCGCTCTTCGGCCACGGCCGGGTGGTGGCGGGGGGACTCAAGAATACCTATGGCACCGGCTGCTTCCTCATGCTCCACACCGGTGCGAAGCCGGTCGCGTCGCGTGCCGGGCTCCTGACGACCCTCGCGTGCGGCCCGCGCGGCGAGGCGGCGTACGCGCTCGAAGGGAGCGTGTTCGTGGCGGGCGCGGCGATCCAGTGGCTCCGCGATGGACTCCACGTGATCGACTCGGCCGCCGACTCCGAAGCGCTCGCGCGATCCGTTTCCGATGCCGGAGGGACCTACCTCGTTCCGGCGTTCACGGGCCTCGGCGCGCCCCACTGGAGGGCCGACGCGAGGGGAATCTGGTCCGGGCTCACGCGCGGCGTGACCCGCGCGCATCTCGCGCGCGCCGCGCTCGAATCCATCGCGTACCAGACGCTCGACGTGGTGGACGTGATGGCGAAGGAAACCCGCACGCGGCCCCGCGCGCTTCGCGTGGACGGAGGCGCGACGAAGAACGACTTCCTGATGCAGTTCCAGGCCGACATCCTCGGCATCCCGATCGAGCGCCCCGAGCACGTCGAGCTCACCGCGCTCGGCGCGGGGTACCTCGCGGGGATCGGGATCGGGATGTGGGAGAAGGGAGGGGCGATTCCGGGCGCCTCCGAGCACGTGCAGGTCTTCAAGCCCGCGCTCGCGCGCGCGGCGCGCGAGCGGATGGTCAGCGGCTGGAGGGAAGCGGTCTCGATGCTCCTGCGGCCGGCGCCGGACTCTCGAGCCAGTCGATCATCGCGGCGATGATGTCGTCGCGCTCGAGCTCGTTCAGCACCTCGTGGTAGAGCCCGGGGTAGAGCCGCACATCCACCAGGCCTGGCGGAGCGAGCTTCGCCCATCGCTCGCTCCCGCTCGCGAGCGCCACCGGATCGTCGCCCCCGTGGAGGATGAGCGTGGGAACGCGAAGCTCCGGCGCGCGGCGCTGGAGCGACGTTCGCATCATCTGGAACTCGAAGAAGAGCCGCGCCGAGATGCGGTAGTGGACGAGCGGATCCTCCATGTGTTCCCGGATCACGGCCTGATCGTGCGAGAGCATGGAGGGGAGGATCATGTTCCCCTGTGAGAATCCCGGCCAGAACCGGACGAGCGCCTGGGCCGCCTTGACCTTGATCATCGAGGGACGGAATCCGAGCTGGAAGGGAGGCGCGCAGAGGATCAGGCGATCCACGCGGCCGGGATTCTCGAGCGCCCAGTCGAGCGCCACGAAGCTCCCCATGCTCTGTCCGAGAAGGGTCCAGCGGCGATCCGGATCCTCGGCGCGCGCCCGGTCCATCCAGGCGGTGGTCGCGGCCCGGTAGTCGGCCCAGGAGAGGACGTGGCCCCGCTTTCCGTAGGACTTGCCGTGTCCCGGCAAGTCGAGCGCCTGGACCGCGAAGCCTCGCGCCCCGAACGCGACTCCGACATGGCCGTACCGGCGCGCGTGGTCGCCGAGCCCGTGGAGGATCCCGACGCCGCGGGGACTCTTGCCCTGGCCCAGGCTCCAGCACGAGAGCGCGCCTCGACGACTGACCTCGATTTCGTAATCGCGCCGCGCATCCGCGCTCATGCACTCACCCCTTGCCCGTCCCGTTCGCGGGTTACAAAATTGTGAAATGGCGTCGCTTCCTGCAGATACGCGCATCCGCCCCGACCGGCCTGCATCTGAAGCCTTTGCATGATACCGCAAGAGCCGGCCCAGTCCCTTCCCGAGCTACCGGCGGAACCAGGCTCCGAAGACCTTCTCGACGCCTACTCGCGAGCCGTCATCGACGCGGTGGAGGCGGTGGGTCCGGCCGTGGTCTCGATCGAGGTCCACCCGCCCGAGCCCACCCCCGGACAACCCGTCCAGATCGATCCCCGCATGGCCCCGGGCGGGTCCGGATCCGGATTCGTCTTCACCCCGGATGGCTTCATCCTCACGAACAGCCACGTCATCCACGGCGCCGGAGACATCTGGGTGGCGTTCCCCGAGGGGTTGCGATACAAGGCCGACCTCGTCGGGGACGATCCCGAGACCGACCTCGCCGTGATCCGCATCACCGCTCCCCAGCTCGTTCCCGCGTCGCTCGGCGACTCGCGCGATCTCTGCGTGGGGCAGGTCGTCGTGGCGATCGGCAATCCCTATGGATTCCAGGCGACCGTCACCGCCGGAGTCGTGAGCGCGCTCGGGAGATCCCTTCGCTCGCGCTCCGGACGCCTGATCGACAACGTGATCCAGACCGACGCCGCCCTCAATCCGGGCAACTCGGGGGGCCCACTTGTCACCACACGCGGGGAGGTCGTCGGGGTAAACTCGGCGATGATCATGCCCGCGCAGGGCATCTGCTTCGCAATCGCCATCAATACAGTCAAGCTCGTGGCAGCACAGCTGATACGGGAGGGTAGGGTCCGCCGGAGCGCCATCGGGCTCGCCGGGCAGAGCGTTCCCGTGGCCCGGCGCCTCGCGCGGTTCCACAGGCTCCCCGTCGAGAGCGGGGTGCGGGTGGAACATGTCGAGCCGGACAGCCCCGCGCAACGTGCCGGTCTGTTGGCGGGGGACGTGATCGTCGCGTTTGGTGAGAGCCCGGTGCGGGGCATCGACGACCTCCAGGCGCTCCTCACCGACAAGGAAGTGGGCGTGGAGTCCTCGTTGAGCGTGCTGCGGGGTGTGGAGCGGCTCCATCTCAAGGTCGTTCCGAGGGAATCGAAGCCGGCGGCTTGAAACCGCCGGGGCGGCGTGAACCGTACGCGAAGAGGAGGCCGGGGGAACGAGTGTCACGAACCAGGACAACCCAACCCGAGTACATGGAGCGAGTGGCCGTGCGGCCGCGCAGGACCCTCCTCCCGTTCCTGGCGGCCGGGACGGCCGTCCTCATGATGTCTCTTCTGATCGCGGTCCGCGCTCTCGCCCAGACGGGCGCGAGTCCGGACACCACCGCGCCCGCGGCGACGCCGGTGCCGCAATTCATGAACGCTCCCACGCAAGCCGGAATGGACAGCGCGCTCGCGGTCATGCTGCAGGAGATCGCGGGAGAGCCGCTCTCCCTGGACGAAGCGATCCGCCTGGCGCTCGAGGGCGGCTCGACGCTCGCGAGGCGTGCGGCGGCTGAGCTCGCCTCCGCGCGCGGAACGCTGCGTCGCGAGCACGGTGCGTTCGATCCCGAGCTCTTCGCGGACATTCTCAGGTCGGACCGGGAGATCCGAACGGCGAACGTGTTTCAGGGTGCGGATGTCCTGCGCGAGGAAACGACCACCGGGGTCGCGGGGCTCCGCATGCTGCTCCCCTTCGGTACCGAGCTGGAAGCCTCGGTCGACGGCAATCGATCCTCGAGCAACTCGGAATTCAATCTCTTCGATCCGGCCTACGGAGCCGACGGGCGATTGAGTGTTCGCCAGCCCCTCCTTCGTGGGCTCGGCCCGGGCACGAGCAGCGAATCCAAGGCGGCGAGGCGCGAAGAAGAGGCAGCCGTGGCGCGCTTCGATGACGCGCGGTTCGCGGCCGAGGCGCTCGTCGAGCAGGCCTACTGGGACCTCTACGCCGCGGAGCGCGATCTCGGCGTGCAGCGGCTCATCGTGGAGCAGGCCGAAGCGCTCGAGCGGCAGGCCGAGCTGCGCGCCCGGACGGGCCTGGTGGGTCCGGTCGACGTCGCGACCGCCCGGGTCTTCCTGTCGGAGCAGCGCCAGTTCCTGCTGGATCGCGAGGAGGATCTGGACCGGATCTCGGACCGGCTCGCGTCGGTCATCGGCAGAAGGCCCCAGACGGGTGCGAGGTTCCATCCGACGGACACCCCTCCCGAGCGCTTTCCGATCGAGCCGGAACAGGAAGTGGTGAACCGCGCGATCCGGCAGAACCGGGATCTCGCGGCACGGGAGCGTGATCTCGCGGCCGCGCGGGCCCGCGTTCAGGGGGCCGGGTGGAACCGTCTTCCCAGGCTCGATGTGCTGGGCTCGATCGGCGGCACCGGGCTCACCGGCCGGAGCGACACCCTCGGCATCGACGAGAGCTTCGGCGACGCCTTCTCCGACGCCACGAGCCGCGAGTTTCCCACGTGGAGCGCGGGCGTGAGCCTCTCGTTCCCGCTCCTGCTTCGCGAGGGGCGGGGCGAGTACGACCGGCTCCGCGGAGAAGCGGAGCGGCTGTCGCAGATCCACGAAGAGCAGCGCCGCGTGATCGAGGAGCAGGTCCGCGCGGCGCACCGCGCGCTCGTGCGCGCGGAGCGGCGACTCGAGGCGGCCCGCCTCGGTGTCGACGCGTCCCGCGAGCAGGCGCGCATCGGCGTGCTCCAGTACCGAAGCGGCCAGACCACCGCGTTCGAGCTGGTTCGTCTCGGGACCGACCTCGCCACCGCGCAGCAGCGCTTCTCCCAGGCGCTCGTGCGCACCGCGAAGGCGGCGTCCGTCCTGAAGTTCCTCACCTCGGGCAGCATTCCTGACACGAACGGAGGAGAGACACGTCCATGAACGCCATCGCAGGACCGGCGCGCCGGCTCACGCTGGGCGCCGCGCTCGTCACCCTCGCCGTGCTCGGCTGCGCCAAGGGCGGACCGGGCGGAGGCGGGTTCGGCGGAGGGATGCCGCCCATGCCCGCGGAGACCGCGGTGGTCGGCAAGGAGAGCGTGGTCGACAGGTTCGAGGCGATCGGGACCATCGAAGCCGCCGACTACATCACGGTGGTGTCCGAGATCGACGCCGAGGTGGTGAGTCTTCCATTCCGTGAAGGACAGCCCATCGCCAAGGGGAGCCTCATCGCGCGACTCGACGACGACATGCTCCGTGCCGAGGTGGAACGTGCCTCGGCGGTGCGAGACCAGGCGAAGGCCACGTATGAGCGCGTGAAGGAGGTCGTGAGCCAGGGCGCGGGCGCTGCGCAGGACCTGGACAACGCCGCGGCCGAGCTCAAGGTGGCCGAGGCGAACCTCGCACTGGCGCGAACTCGCCTCTCCAAGACCAGGATCACCGCCCCCTTCTCGGGGCTGGTCGGCTCGCGGCGAGTGAGCCCCGGCGCGTACCTCCGCGCGGGGACGCCGATCACCGACCTGGCGCAGGTTGCCACGCTCAAGACCACGTTTTCGGTACCCGAGCGCTACCTCGGCAAGCTGCGGCGCGGCTCGTCGGTTTCCGTGAGCACGACCGCGTTTCCGGGGTACGCCCTCACGGGGCGCATCGACGTGATCGACCCCGTCCTCGACGAGGCGTCGAGGAGCGCCCAGGTGATCGCGCGCGTGCCCAATCCTGGGAACCGCTTCCGGCCGGGTATGTCGGCGAACGTCTCGGCGGTCCTGAGCGAGAGGATGAACGCCCTCACGATCCCGAGCGAGGCGGTCTTCGCTGAGGGAACGCAGACGTTCGTGTACGTGGTGGGCCCCGACAGCTCGGTCGCGCGCACTCCGGTGAAGCTCGGGACCCGGTTCACGGACGTGGTCGAGGTGACCGAAGGATTGAAGGAAGGGGACCGCATCGTGCGGGCCGGACATCAGAAGCTCTTCGACAAGGCGAAGGTCATTCCGATCGACTCGCGTGCCGCGCAGGCGGGCGGCGCCGCGGGCGGTGCGCCCGAAGCGGGCAAGCCCGAGGCGGCCGGCGGCGGCGGGGCGTCCGGAGGCGGGCACTAGGCCATGAAGCTCAGCGACATCTCGATCCAGCGGCCCGTCTTCGCGACGGTGATGAGCCTCGCGATCATCCTCTTCGGGGTGATCGCGTTCACGCGCCTTCCGGTGCGCGAGTACCCGGACATCGACCCGCCGGTCGTCTCGGTCACCACGTTCTATCGCGGCGCGAGCCCGAGCGTCGTGGAGACCGAGATCACCGACGTGCTCGAGGAGCAGTTCGCCACCCTGGAGGCGGTGAAGACGATCACGTCGTCCAGCCGCGAGCAGGGATCCGTCATCACGATCGAGTTCGAGCTGAGCCGCGAGGTGGAGCAGGCGGCGAACGACGTCCGGGACCGCGTCGCGCGCGTGCGCGGCGAGCTCCCCGCCGAGGCGGACGATCCGATCGTGGCCAAGGTGGACGTGAACGCGCAGCCGATCTTCTGGATCGCGCTCTCGAGCGATCGCCACAGCGGGCTCGACCTGACCGAGGCCGGCGAGCTG
This sequence is a window from Candidatus Eisenbacteria bacterium. Protein-coding genes within it:
- a CDS encoding glycerol-3-phosphate dehydrogenase/oxidase, which produces MGGGIHGVAVARDAALRGLYVLLAEAGDLASGTSSRTSKLVHGGIRYLENGQFSLVRESLRERAILLETAPRFVRPIPFLIPHYRGSGRSPFIVEVGIRLYATLARGGSAAARPLREHHHLTPDEAIAREPGLDPKDLLGASTYWDAQMEDARLCVAIATDAARAGADIRTYTRVTKLSNVDGTWRARLRDQIEESVSEATARVVVNAAGPWADEVRGMAAEPGPLPPAVRTTRGTHVVVPARGLRQAHLLSARRDGRVFFAVPWGEHALLGTTDVDDATAPERIAPPAEDIRYLLEETRHALPELVEGVRPVRAFAGLRSLLRGKGVVPWANPREHRILADGTLITLVGGKYTTHRSLAERVTDLVAERLEKRAGPCRTATTPVAPDRERSVEELRSTRRERFTAQPGLSVGEADVAFAVREEKARRLEDVLLRRTRLWLDARAIRAAAEPVARWMTAELEWSESRRQEEIRRVVEPLEDEERRIEEAMR
- the glpK gene encoding glycerol kinase GlpK, giving the protein MSRTKLRVLAIDQGTTGTTALLIDEEGAVTGRGYAELPQHFPQPGWVEHDGEEIWDSVVQAVKAAIGSDPSGGVGIAGIGITNQRETTLVWDRFTSRPIAPAIVWQDRRTAPRCEALRRANRRREIRRLTGLEIDPYFSATKLEWMLDKTPGAKERARRGDLVFGNVDTWLLWKLTAGAVHATDFTNASRTMLFDIGKRSWSDALLSLFHVPPAMLPRALPSVSEFGETRDVPGLEDGIPIRGIAGDQQAALFGHGRVVAGGLKNTYGTGCFLMLHTGAKPVASRAGLLTTLACGPRGEAAYALEGSVFVAGAAIQWLRDGLHVIDSAADSEALARSVSDAGGTYLVPAFTGLGAPHWRADARGIWSGLTRGVTRAHLARAALESIAYQTLDVVDVMAKETRTRPRALRVDGGATKNDFLMQFQADILGIPIERPEHVELTALGAGYLAGIGIGMWEKGGAIPGASEHVQVFKPALARAARERMVSGWREAVSMLLRPAPDSRASRSSRR
- a CDS encoding alpha/beta hydrolase, which produces MSADARRDYEIEVSRRGALSCWSLGQGKSPRGVGILHGLGDHARRYGHVGVAFGARGFAVQALDLPGHGKSYGKRGHVLSWADYRAATTAWMDRARAEDPDRRWTLLGQSMGSFVALDWALENPGRVDRLILCAPPFQLGFRPSMIKVKAAQALVRFWPGFSQGNMILPSMLSHDQAVIREHMEDPLVHYRISARLFFEFQMMRTSLQRRAPELRVPTLILHGGDDPVALASGSERWAKLAPPGLVDVRLYPGLYHEVLNELERDDIIAAMIDWLESPAPAAGASRPLPSSR
- a CDS encoding trypsin-like peptidase domain-containing protein; translated protein: MIPQEPAQSLPELPAEPGSEDLLDAYSRAVIDAVEAVGPAVVSIEVHPPEPTPGQPVQIDPRMAPGGSGSGFVFTPDGFILTNSHVIHGAGDIWVAFPEGLRYKADLVGDDPETDLAVIRITAPQLVPASLGDSRDLCVGQVVVAIGNPYGFQATVTAGVVSALGRSLRSRSGRLIDNVIQTDAALNPGNSGGPLVTTRGEVVGVNSAMIMPAQGICFAIAINTVKLVAAQLIREGRVRRSAIGLAGQSVPVARRLARFHRLPVESGVRVEHVEPDSPAQRAGLLAGDVIVAFGESPVRGIDDLQALLTDKEVGVESSLSVLRGVERLHLKVVPRESKPAA
- a CDS encoding TolC family protein; its protein translation is MSRTRTTQPEYMERVAVRPRRTLLPFLAAGTAVLMMSLLIAVRALAQTGASPDTTAPAATPVPQFMNAPTQAGMDSALAVMLQEIAGEPLSLDEAIRLALEGGSTLARRAAAELASARGTLRREHGAFDPELFADILRSDREIRTANVFQGADVLREETTTGVAGLRMLLPFGTELEASVDGNRSSSNSEFNLFDPAYGADGRLSVRQPLLRGLGPGTSSESKAARREEEAAVARFDDARFAAEALVEQAYWDLYAAERDLGVQRLIVEQAEALERQAELRARTGLVGPVDVATARVFLSEQRQFLLDREEDLDRISDRLASVIGRRPQTGARFHPTDTPPERFPIEPEQEVVNRAIRQNRDLAARERDLAAARARVQGAGWNRLPRLDVLGSIGGTGLTGRSDTLGIDESFGDAFSDATSREFPTWSAGVSLSFPLLLREGRGEYDRLRGEAERLSQIHEEQRRVIEEQVRAAHRALVRAERRLEAARLGVDASREQARIGVLQYRSGQTTAFELVRLGTDLATAQQRFSQALVRTAKAASVLKFLTSGSIPDTNGGETRP
- a CDS encoding efflux RND transporter periplasmic adaptor subunit is translated as MNAIAGPARRLTLGAALVTLAVLGCAKGGPGGGGFGGGMPPMPAETAVVGKESVVDRFEAIGTIEAADYITVVSEIDAEVVSLPFREGQPIAKGSLIARLDDDMLRAEVERASAVRDQAKATYERVKEVVSQGAGAAQDLDNAAAELKVAEANLALARTRLSKTRITAPFSGLVGSRRVSPGAYLRAGTPITDLAQVATLKTTFSVPERYLGKLRRGSSVSVSTTAFPGYALTGRIDVIDPVLDEASRSAQVIARVPNPGNRFRPGMSANVSAVLSERMNALTIPSEAVFAEGTQTFVYVVGPDSSVARTPVKLGTRFTDVVEVTEGLKEGDRIVRAGHQKLFDKAKVIPIDSRAAQAGGAAGGAPEAGKPEAAGGGGASGGGH